The Larus michahellis chromosome 8, bLarMic1.1, whole genome shotgun sequence nucleotide sequence AGAGCTTCATGGCTGTTTTGCTGGATTACTGAGGTAAATCAGTAGGGAAAAGTTGTTTGTGGGTCCACTGGAGTTATCCGTGCTCTGTTTGCAGAAGAGACAAAGTTAAGGTGAGCAGGAAGGGCTGTTCTTGCAGGACAGACAAGCAGAGAGAAAGTGAAGAAGCATAGCTCGCTGTCGACAGTCTCTTCTGGAGAAGAGACAGGCTGAGAACGCTGCCTTCCCCCTGTTTCCAGACCAGCATGGCAGCCGCCAGCTGTTTGCAGCTTTCCTTTTAGTGATCTTTCTGGTCTGAAGCTCTTGGCAGCACTGCAAAAGGCGGTGTTGTCTTGGCATACTAAGCCGGGCTTTTTAAAACTCAGCTACAAGGGGATGCGCGGCATCAATTGAGAAAAAGGAATTGTGGAGGAGAGGCAGCAAGAGCTGGATTTAGAGCCCTTGGGCAGCAGAGGAAGATAAAGGAGGCGAGATGTGAACTTGCAGGGCACCTTTGGGGCCCTGACTTTCAGAGACAGGACATCAGTGTATTGGCTCCAAAGGAGAAAGGAGGTTTAAGTCTGGATGGCAAAGCAGGCAAATCTAGCCACACCACTCGTTCCCTCTGACAGCTCTCCCAGAAATGCAGCATCCAATTAGTCTGCTAACTGCATTGCATTAGCTCCAGCTGCTTAAGAAATATTTCAGGGATTCAAAGCCATCAGTTTTTCCTTCCATCCTAGAACACACTCAGTCCTTTTTCCAGGACTGACCCATGACATGAAAGGCTTCGCTTCAGCAGTCTGGCCCACTGATCCGCTCAGATGGTTGGCTTGTGTCCTGGGCTGAGTTTTGTCACCCAGGATAAAAGGATGACATCCAAGTTCGGAAATGGGAAAAATGTATGGACTTCGAGGTATACTTCTCTTCGGAGTAATTTCACTGACTTCCCTGAAGTCATAAATTATGTTGGCTTTTGTCCAGGCCAAGTACTGCACTTAACGCCTCGGATCAAACCATCAGTTTTCAACAGTTAAATGTACTGCTCAAAGCAACTGTTTTGTGATGCTCCAAAGAGACTGACCCACTTCTGCTGGGAGGACGTCTCCTGTAGCGGGGGTACTGACCCAGAACAAAGCTCCTGCGGGTGTTTTGGTGAAAATGGTGGACTCGGTAGAGCCCCTTGCACTTGCAAGATAGCGTTTCGCCAGCCAGATCTCCTGGGATTCCTTCCTTTCAGGCTCTGAAGACCTAGAGCCAGGCAGCAGGACAGTCTGGGCGCAGGGATGTGAGGGAAACTTAGGTTGCCTAACTACGTGGCTGTGAGTTCAGGGCACGGCTGGGAATCCTGGTCACTGCCTTACAAAGGCTAATAATAATACAAGTGTCTATGGCTTTTCTGTCCTTTGTAGCaattgtttgttttattataaaagcagagctggagagcaagAGTTCCCCTCCCCATTTTAAGGTAGCTTTACCATTTTAAACTAGCTTTTATCCCAGACGGAACAGAAATACTGGCGTGAATCCGTGCAGATTAACTGTGTTTAAGCCGGCGGAAGATAAGAACAGAGATCAGTGAGCCAGATAAGATTAGTTGATTAGATCAGTGCCAAATCCATTAATGTCAGCAGGTAGTATTTTTTACTCTGCCATTTAAGTAAATTGCAGCTGACAGCTGAATGTGTTTTGGCAAGTAGCGTAGCTAGCAATTTACTTGCAGAACTTAAAATGGTAGAAACACTGGAGTCATTAATGCAGACAATTCTGCTCTGCTAAAAATACCAGGGATTAGGAGGACTAATACATGAAAGCATCCACACACCAGGTAGTgtctgctttttgtttatttcctaGAGGGAGGGAGGTAGTTGTGCtcgtttcatttaaaaaaaaatttaaaaaaaggggtggggggggcggaaaaTCTTGTAggtttgcattttctgtaaatCTGCTTGGCAGAGTTGTGTGGGTTCTAGCAGCTTTCAGATTGTGGTTAATTAATAAAGGATCTTACCAGAACTcaatgaaaaacaacagaaatattttcccttgcCTTCTCTGGATGTAGCTTTTGAGTGTGGTGCCTGATGTGACACAGGCCCGGTGCTGCTGCACTTGTAGCCGATTGTGAGCAAACTCTTGGTCAGTCCGGAGGGAGCAGTGTTTTGCTGATCCCATGTTGCTGGGACATTCCCAGTGAATTCCCAGGACattccctgcccagggaagtggttgaggcaccatccctggaggtatttaaaagacgggcagacgtagtgctgagggacatggtttggtgatggtttttgtcagatttaggttgatggttggactcaatgatccgaaaggtcccttccaacctggacggttctatgattctaagaagctCGGCAGTGGGTGGGTCTCTCCCTTCCAAAGGCATCTGCTCCGAGCAGATTTGCATCCTCTCTTCATGTCACACCTTCAGAGTCAGGTCCTTGAACAAGCAGCTGCAGAAACTTTTGGGGAGAAGGATGTTAACGTTCTCACCTCTTTTTGAAAGCATCTTTTCTGCTTGCTGGTGTCTTTCTCTAGGATTATCTGCAGTCCTCCTGCCGTCTGTGTCAGGCACTGCTTTTGCTAAAGGCCAGTTCTGCCCTCTGCCGTAAGATTGTTTTCATAGCGTGAAGGCAAGGGCCAAAAAAGACCCTTTCTCTGGGCTGAGGGAGGTTCTCCGTCTCTCCTAGGAGAAAACTGATTGCAGTTAAAAATACGTGCTGCTAGGGAGCAAGTAGGAATTGGTTTCATAGGAGAGGCCACTTGCTGCCagccaaataaaacagaaaatggcACTGTGATGTGTTTGAATTTTTTGCTTATGAAGTAGAACTTCATGGGACTGAGGTCCTGGCATAAGTTTGATTGTGGCTCCATAGCAACACAGCAGCAAAATCTGCTGATAAATGACCTGACTCTAATTTCTGTTTGTCTGTGGTCCCCAGGAATACAGATGTTTGTCTGCAACCGTGAACACTATGGTTTCCTTCCCATGCCCCTGAAATCGCACCAGACGCTGCAAGAAGAAACCGAGAACTTTGTGCACACACTGATCGAGGCTATGAGTAAGTTGCTGTGCCCTGTGTCATGGTGGACACCCCCAAGTTAATGTTTGTAGAGCTCTGCTTCCGGCAGCCCATCTCTCTTCCCCCTGGGAGTCTGCATCCTGATCTGACTGCTCTCACACTGGTTTGATCtacagttttctgttttccactgCTTTTCTACCTAGGGGTATAATCACTTTGCAGTCAGGTCAACCCCATTCACAAAGTCCCTTAACTTCCCCAtattaaatgcaaaaatgcatcTTTAATGCAGAAAGGATGCTGCAGAACCTCGTTTTTGTCATGAGGTCCATCTGGCACGTGGCTGCTGGCTTTTGCTTGGCAACATGGACACTTTCTGCTGCACCCACTCCTGCACTGCCTTCAtctccctgctccctggggatTGCTAGGCCCAGTGATGGAAATGCATGCGGATACGTTATATCAATGTAGCTTGTACATGAGGGTGATGCTTGGGatctctcctctctttcagttgaTCGCCCTCCCATTGAACCCTCTCAGTACGTGTCTCTTCCTCCGAAGAACCCTGACAAGATGGGATTTGATGAAGTAAGGAACCTATTTTGCTGCCATTGTCTTGTCTTGTCTTCCTATTTATCATTTAGAGGACCTGGGTTCTCCCTGTAGCATAGCTTCCAGAGGTTTCCCTTGGAGTTATCTTTTCACATAGTTAGGTCTTTCCCAACCACTCATCTTTTGGACTTAAACTTTTTGCAAGGAGAAAATAGCCATTGTTATCTGGGGAGAACTTCTGCCGAGCTcagggaagcagaagggaaaggccTCGGGGAGCAGCCTTTCCCTCTGGCATTTGCTGTGAAGAAACGAGGCCAGTCAGGTCTGCAGGCACTTAGGACCTGCTGCGAGACCCCCGATGAGAAGTGCAGGTTTGTGTGCAAGGGCAATGCCCAGCAAATCTTTGGGCTTTCTGTCTTGATGGAATGGATGTTTTAATCCAGCCGGGAGGGCATGGCAGCAGTGAGGCTGAGAAATGGGTTAAGTCCCCAGTTTTTGTGCTGTTTCCTCTACATCTGACTCTGCAGAGCAGCTTGGCAGCCCTTCCATTCTGTGGCAAAAGCTCATCTTTGGAAAACCTCTCTCGCTTTCCGGTGACAGAAGGGAACAGTTTCTCCCACCTGAGAGGGACACtggagcagctgggagagccagACTCGCAGCTGGGTTCTAGCCCAAGCTGGGTGCGTCCAGGAGTGATGAAAACTTACCTTACCGTGCCAGCTCTACCCCTGCCCTGCTTGGCCACCGCGTTTTTCTACTGTGGCCTTAAGTTAAAGTGACCTAAAGGGGGTTGCTGACACTGGTAGTGGCCCCAGGACCCTGCAGAAATTCCTCTCCTGACTCTGCCTTACGTGGAGGAGAGAGCCGGCATggaggggaggaggctggagaTGGATCCGCTGTGCTTTAACTAACCCGTATCTGTGTTATTCacagccagcagcccctgcgtATGCGGCTGCCAGGGTGGCAGTGGCACCGTGACCAAGGGAGTCGTGGTGATCAGGGGAGCCTTTGTTTTATCGGTGTATTCTGCTACATCTGTTTATGTGACTTCTAAAGCCTGAACCCGATTTGGCTATGTGTGTTTGAGCCTCTGTGTTTGGGACACAGCTGGTGAAGGTTTTTTCCATGTTGTTCTTTGTGGCTGTGCTTTATTTATccaatttattatttttgcatttgtactgACTTGGAATTTGATCTGCTTCTTACTGGGATGAGGTTTTGCTCCACAGGCTACAAGGCTGCACTTGTACTTGTCTACCTGGGACTGAAAAATCTCCCTAAGCCTCTGCAGTTTACCTGCAAAGTGAGGGCTTCAGTCCTCCGCCCTCCACCAGAGCCTGTCTCCTCAAGGCTTGGACGGAGCCCTGCCCAGACATCTCTGCTACCGGTCTTGGTTCTGGCcttcctctgctctggcaggggaagCGGTGGATTTTCAGTGCCTGAAGTAATTACAAAAATCGTCTCTTTGCTGTGTCCTTCTACTTGGGTGGTGGCCCGACTGATCGTCCTAAATATAGGCAGTGGCAGCATTGCGCAGAAGCAGGTGGGTCAGTGTTCCCCCAGGACTGAGGCTGGAGATGGCTGTGTTGCTCTGTGTTTAGTATAAATCAAAACATCCTGTATCTTTGGAAATTATAGACTTAGCTGTAACTGGTCTCCTGTCACCTTCATTCAACCTCAAAGATCAAGTTTCCCCTGTGAACATCCATAACAAGCAGTTGTTCGAGAACAAGCCTCAGCTTTCAACTCAAAACCGACTCCAACTTTTTGACAAATTCTAAGCCACCTGGAATGAAAACACACCCTGTATTTTCATAAGATTTGCTTTCCCAATGGGGCTGCTGGAGAAGGGTGGATCAGGACTCCCTTTTATTCCTCACTCCCACGCCGGGAGGCTGATGTCTTTCTCTTCTGCCCAGATTTTCATGATCAACCTGAAGCGTCGGAAAGACAGGCGGGATCGGATGCTGCGGACTCTCTATGAGCAGGAGATTGCAGTCAAGATCGTGGAGGCTGTGGATGGAAAGTGAGTGTCGGCTGGGGTTGCTGAGGTTTGCACAGAGGGGGTTGCACGTAACACCATCTCCTTGGACGCCCTGACCTCTCTtctggtggggaagggggtgctggggggagacGTCAGTATCATTTCTACTTACCCAGCAGTCTGTTTGGGGCAgctttgctctgtttttcttcttttgcaatttATCAGTCTCCAGGAGAGAACCAGGACAGTGTGGTTTCAGACAGTGTGGTTTCAGATGAAAATTAGGTTAAAATCATACTGATTCTGTGAACTGTAACACTTGCACGCAGCTAAAAGGTCGGCAGTGAAAGTGTTTGAAAGCAATTACCTCCTGGGAAGGCTGTCCATCCTAGTGCTACAAAAGCTGTTGTGCTTGTGTTAACCCTGACGCAGCCCTCCCCAAGCTTACTCTAAGGTGTGTTAAGATGTTTCTATAATGAGAAATCACGGCAGAAAGTTTAGTCTGGGAGTTGCAAAAAGGCCTGAGGGAGAGGCCATCTAGTGGTCTTTGAGACCTGGGTACCCATCAAGACCTCTTAGAAAAATAATCTAAGCCAAGCACCTGACAAGTTGATGGTCCCACAAGAAGTCACTGACAGAGTTTGTCAGCttgattttgaaatgtaaatCAAGTAGTTAGTTTTTCTCTGGGTTTTTGAGCGAAAACAAGTGCAGAATTTCTCGAGATACAGCTTTTCTCTGAACATCAGCAGCATTTCCCATGTCGTGTCTGTGTCTGacttgaatttactttttttttttttttaaaatggtgatagatttttatctctttctcaGAGCACTGAACACGAGTCAGCTCAAAGCTCTCAGCATCGATATGCTCCCGGGTTACCGGGACCCATATTCCTCCAGGCCACTAACCAGGGGAGAGATCGGCTGCTTCCTTAGTCATTACTACATCTGGAAGGAGGTAAGGAGCTGGTGGGTGCCACCAGGTTCCTGCAGGAAGGTGCCGCGGGCAGGCACAATGGGAAGGCACACAGCCAGTCGTAGGGCAGAGCAGCAAATACAGCGCAGGTTTCTGGAAGTGCAGGATGGAACTGTTTGCCTTGGTTTGGAAGGGATCGTGCACAGGGGTTTTCTTGAATGCTGTGTTCAgcttttttgtctctgttttccctttgccAGCAGCTCTGGGTGATTTTTATCAGAATATTTTCATGACTGTTTCTGCAAAGCATCCAATAGCCCGCTTGGAGCAAGTTTGCTTAAGAGAAAGGCAAGAAGGTTTAGAAGAACAAATGGTGTTAAAAAAACctcatgttttttccccttgttctgCATCTGGACTGAAGCAAGTTCAAGTGACTCTGctgattggctttttttttcagttggcgTATCGTAAATATTCTTAACAGTAGGGGCCTCTGCTACCTGAACTAAGAGATCTTGTTTGGGTGGTAAAAGCTGTAGCTTCCACCTGTCCCTGGTCACCGGGAGAGTGACTCTTGAGAGGATCTGGGCTGTGCTGATCAGAGATGCTGGAGTTACACAGCCCAACGTCAACAGGAGGGATTATTTCAAGTAAGGtgtggtgcaggcagggagaaagACTTGGTACTAAAAGAAGACTGGGCAATGGCACCAACAGTCAGATGGTGACATGGGAACCTACATGCAGGATGCCTTTGCATGCGTGTTCTTTAAATCGTCAGTGCCAGACTTTGGATACGCTAGATCGTCCCTCCCAGACTTCAGGAACACTTTCTTCCAACAAAGAGGTTTTTCTGAACAGCAGCTTTGGCATCAAAGGCTGCTGCACGTTCCTCTGAGGAGGTGGTTGCTGTGGTCGTGCTAGTTGGTAACTCGTGGGTTCTTGCAGCATCAGATGGAGGGTTTTTCTAGGTTGCAGATGCTCGGCAATTTCTGCCAGTCACGTACAAGCACCCCGTGTAAGTAGGACGCTGTCGTTGCTTGGATTGACATGAGCTGGGTCTTGCTGAATGTTCTTAAGCTAGATCGTCTCACTGGCTCTTGCAGTCTCTCCCAGCTGAGCTGTGAATCTGGGAGTGGTTCTCCAGCCCCCCTACCAGCATGGCCTAGAAGGCAGTGCCAGGTCAGGATGACCCCAGCCATTTCAGGGTGCAGAGTGTGGCCCATGTGTGCCACTGTGATCACTTCTGAACCCTCTTGTTTCAGGTGCTGAACAGAGAACTGGAGAAGACGCTTGTTATTGAGGATGATGTGCGCTTTGAACACCAGTTTAAAAGGAAGCTCATGAAGCTGATGGATGACGTTGAACAAGCCCAGCTAGACTGGGAGCTTATGTAAGTAACTGGCCCTCAGCCATCTGGGAACTCCTGGGCACACAGAGGAGgtcagcagctcctgctgtgtcATGATAGAGGTGCCCATTAATGCTGGCGTGCAGGGGAAGGTGGCAGAGACTTCTTGGTGGCTCTTCCCATCAGGACAGATCTGACCTCTGGGGCAGGCTGATGCTGGAATGCCCACTGGGTACCATTACTGCCCTTTGTGGGCAGTGTTGGTTGATCTCAACGGTGTCTGGAGATGCTGCTGTGACTGAGGAACTGGCACAGCTCAGTCCTGAGGCTTGGATCATGTCATCTTAGCTCCCTTATGAAGTCTTTCACATCCGTACCACCCACTGGGTTAAGACATGGATGTTGGGGAGTGGTGCAGGAAAGAAACTGTGAGCCTGGTCAGGGATTATTTCTTGGATTGACCCTTTGCCCTTCCCTGGTTGACATGAACAGTCTTGTGGCCCTAATTGCTGCAGATTCACTTTGATTCTGACTTTTATGGTCTTTTCACCCTTTAAGCTACATTGGCCGGAAAAGGATGCAGGTGCAGGAGCCTGAGAAAGCAGTTCCCAATGTCATGAACCTGGTGGAAGCCGATTACTCCTACTGGACCCTGGGGTATGCAATCTCTTTGCAAGGGGCTCGGAAACTCATCGGAGCTGAGCCTTTCAGCAAGATGCTGCCTGTAGATGAATTTCTGCCAGTCATGTACAACAAGCACCCTGTGTAAGTAGGATGCTTTCACTGCTTGGGTTGACATGAGCTGGGTCTTGCTGAACGATCTTAAGCCATGTGACGTTGGTGTGTCTCCTCACTTCTATAGCCCAGTTGGTGGGGGACAGGGCTACTCCTCGTGCATTTTGGTTGTCTGTAGCAGAGCTCCTGGCACTGGTCAAAGGAGGTGACGGACGTGCTGCAGAGGGGTTATTGTCCCCACCTGGTGCAGGGCTGGTTCTGAGACCCTTGGCCGTCTCTGGTAACGGAGGCTTTGGTTGTACAGGTTGTGTGTGGTTGTAAGGCACGTGGTTCTGCCTCTGGAGAGTCAGACTCCACCCCAGCAACTACCTCTGctccgtgggacctctttgctcagTGGATTGGCTCGTATCTCACAGTTACAAGCAGTGGCACTGATGAATGTTCAGTCTGTTACTGATGTGTTTTCTCTCCTATTTAGAGCGAAGTACATGGAGTACTACGAGTCCAGAGACTTGAAAGCCTTTTCAGCAGAACCCCTGCTTGTTTACCCCACCCACTACACAGGGCAGCCAGGCTACCTCAGCGACACAGAGACCTCCACAATCTGGGACAACGAGACCGTGTCAACGGACTGGGACAGAACGCACTCCTGGAAATCCCGACAGCAGGGCAAGATCCACAGCGACGCCCAGAACAAGGATGCCCTGCCTTCCCAGTCATCTCTCAACGCGCCGTCCTCCAGGGACGAGCTATGACTGCCCGCTCCCCCTGGGACTCTGTTGACAGCTGAACCTGCCTCACACTTTGGCTTTTTACCCTTGAAAGTTGTAGAGCAGCTCTTCATGCGGTCTCCTTCCCACTGCTTCAATGGCAAAGCACGGTGGTTGGACCTGACAACTAAACGAGCCGCTTAGAACtgggtgggagatggaggaggaaaaagaacaagTGTTCCAGACtggcagagaaaaggcagagatcTGAACAAAAGCCCTCCCGagcttttgtaaaaaaacaacCTTGAATGACGTCTTTCTACAGTTCCTTGTGTAGAATACTGTATTTATAAAGATTAATATATAGAGGTGTACAAGTGTTAATACCTTTCTGGATAGCTGTAACTGGGCTGCTGTGTAACTGTTACTCTTGGTAGGCTTTTATAACCGTCTTCACTGAGAGAAGCTGCAGGCGAGCGCTTGagttatttggttttgtttttcaaagggaTCCCTGTCAGAATCAAGGTGGTTTCCAAGAACGTTGAGTGCACTGGAGCAGCGCTCCTCTGTGCTGTCTTCTCCCGCATCACACTTCTGTAGAAAACTATTGCTGGTTTTCCCTCCGCAAATTTCAAAACTTGCTAGATCCCGTCCAGACAGGCCTCTCAAGCCAGAACTAATGTCTCGGCATGTCTAAAATCTCGGAAGCTAGCAGAGAAAGTGGGGGCTGCTGGTTTGATGTGTCTCTCCTCTGCCTGAAGGCAGCACAGGCGGAGGTCATCTGTCTCGTCTCTTGCTTCACCCCCTGCCTCAAGTTATTCCTTCAGGGAAGCAAAGCCTGGCAACCTGTTTGCAGGCCTGTTTAATTAGGCCATAAAACCAAGTGTAGGACTTCTAGGAACTTTACATTTTAGAAGTTTGATTATGAACTGCTTGTACTatctttataaaaacaaaacaacctacaGAAATGGTAGAGTTGTCAACTGTACTGTTTTCGACAGCCTTGATAGAATTGCACGTTGCAGGACGGAAAGGCAACTTGTCTTGATGTTTTTTCATGTGAGGAGCAAACTTGggttttgggatattttttttttgggatgagttCTGATGTACTTGCTGTTGGCTAACATGTCAGCAGAgtatggtgtttatttttaatttttttttaatgtttctcagAGGCCAGGTGATCAGGGACTACACTGCTTGGGCTTAGCTGCCACGGAGCTCAGCTGGTGGGCTGCCACAGCAGCGGGAGGATGCCCTCCCGGAATCGCCATCTGGAGACTCCCctgctggcagagctctgcagctgggaaTAGTGTggctgggttgggtttgggtttgttttttttaaaatttttgtttgtttttaagaattacTGAACAATGTTGTGCTTTCTGCTAAAGAAAACATGTTATTACCTGTCAGCCGGTCTGATAATACATAGAACCTGGTGCAAGATGAGCAGCTGTGCGTATTCTTCATTGGGTgggagctgccctggctgggaAGGGCCAGCTCAAGGGGTTTTCAGGCCAGCTCAAGGGTTTGTCACCCTGCCATGGGCTCACCGGCCATATAGATGTGCCTGTCCTGCAGCTGCCACCTGCAGCTGTGTTCCTTCTGCTGTCCAAGCCGGAGCAGGTGTCCATGCGACACGGTGAGTATGGAGAGCAGGTCTGTCATGGGCCACAACACACAGCCTGGGTCATTCCTCTCTGAGAACCCCTCTTGCTTCCTCCTCAGGTCTGGCTGTACAGGCGGCACGTCGGGGCTGTTTGAAGCACTGTTTGAGCATGGCCGTCCCAGAGATGCCGGTAAGAAACTCGACGTGGCCTTCAGAAGCAGGACATCTGTGAGCTGGTGAGCATCCAGCATATTGTCAGGTGTCACTGTAGCTGCTGTGACGTGCGTGAGCATCTGAGTCTGGCGGGACAGCGCTGGATGGGTGAGTCCCTTTGGCTTGGTATCGTTTCTTGGATCTAATATTGTGGCTGCCTCTCCACGTAAAGGCTTGTTAGGGTTGTGCTGTGTTCATATACATCACCGCTGTATTCATATTACATCACCAGGGTTCATATACACCCCACTGTGTTCATATGCACCACTGCTGCGTAGCTCTTCCACCCTCGTGTGTTCTGTGCGAGACCCATCGCTTTGTCCATGAGAGGCCTCTCTTTCCCCCAGCCATGGGTGTGATTTACCTGTGCCAGCAAGAGCTCTGGGGTTTCCAACTCATCCTCTTCTGACCTTTCCTGATCCTATTGAAACACTTTCTGCACGAACGTCTTGGCTGGAACCAACCCTGGTGCTCCTCACGTCGTGCTGGGGGCACGTGCTCTTTAAGTAGAGCAGtagcagtttattaaaaaaactcTTGAAACCATCATAGGGGTTTTTTAGGGGTGGGGTTTTGAGTGTGTGGCTTTTCTTTTAGTTGTCTCTGGAAGCGAGTGGTACAAGGGGTTTGGTGGCAATttcaggggaggaggggaaacaaattaagaataaaaatgtaatgaattAAATGAATATGTCCATTTCAGAGCAGACATGGCCTCAATCTGGCTGATTGTTCTTTTACTATATGCACAGGTGTGTGGGTGTGTATATGTACacaattttctatttatttacatCTGCAAGATGGGTGGATGGCCAGTGGCTCTACCTGCTCTGGCAAGTACTGGTTTTCCCTGTCTGTGTTTTGGGTTCTTTGGTAGGTCTTGCCCAGGCTTTGCCCTACTCAGAATTAACTGTGTTTTGGAAAAGTAGGAGCCAGTTGAagcacttctgtgtttttctgatatttttccactttccatgtatttatttatttttctttgactcaTCTAATAGGCTTCAAAACTGGGCGCAAGTGGGAGCAGCAGCTtggcccaggcagctgctggctgtggccGAGGCAGCTGTTTGCTGCAGGCCGGGACTGGCCGCTCTGAGCCTCTCGTGGCCATGCATTTGGGCATAGAGCGTGAAAAATGAGTTTCTGTTAGTTAACAAGTGCTAAGTAAGAATTTGCCAGGCTGCTTCATAAACCACAGAGGGCGCTTCCCCCcctccattttttccttcttccttctttttcctccatttgGTACGGGGTTTTTGCTCTGCTGCGGAGCATATGAGCGAAGCACCGGGAGCCCCGCAAAAAGGACCCAGCAGCACCCAGTAAGGGTGAGGGACAGAGCCGTGGACGCTAGGAACGGGTTTTACAAAGGGTAAGTAGCCaggcagctgaaaaaaagcagcttgttcACAAGAAGGGTTACGGTGACAGGCCCTAAAAATGATTATCTGCAATAAGACTGCTCGTAACCTAACAGCTCTTCGCTTtgctttaagaaaggaaaagggctGTTCTATTCTGAACAGGGCAGTTGACATTCCTGGTTCACAAATGGATTGTATTTAGCCCAAGGGCAATCAAATAAGGTTTTGTTACTGTGTTTTAGCTCTCTAGGTAttttaagtgggaaaaaaagaaaggaggtggCAGTTTAAAGTCAGGGTACTCTGTCTTTTGCCTTTGCTGGTGTAACGAGCCTCTCATTGGTGACACAGGCCAGGCCAGGGACTCACAGCGTGACTTTTGGCAGTTTTAGGAGCCTCCCTAAAGTTGATGTGACTTGTGGAAGGGCAGATCCTCTGTGGGAGGggccccagggcaggagggactgTGCTGAAAGGCAGAAGGAGCTGCCATGATATAAACTCAAACGTTTGTATCATAGGGAGGGGAACCCAAAAAGCTCATGGTTGAGGCTGGGGGAAGCATGACATGATGAAGACAATGGGGAAAAGATGGAAACACTCAAAccaatactaattttttttttgtattaacttTTGCTTTGCTGAGGTTTACATTTAACTCCTTGCACTCCTGCAGCTGGACTACGTATGGCTCGTGATTAGCTGCTGCCACTCGGGGCAATGGTGGTGAGAGGCTGGTTTACTTGGCCAGCCCTTCCAGCCACACAGAGGCCCTCCTCATGAAAACTTtaaggaattaaaacaaaaaagcatggcAGTAATGCTGACAGTGTTACAAACAGTACAACACCGGTGTTGGGTGTGATGGGA carries:
- the COLGALT2 gene encoding procollagen galactosyltransferase 2 isoform X1, giving the protein MAASAGPRAPHHLLLLLLPLLLGGCGASLPPEPPPPPSPEPQPLPESALQKPTVLLAIIARNAAHTLPHFLGCLERLQYPKSRIALWAATDHNVDNTTAILREWLKNVQNLYHDVEWRPMEDPQSYPEEIGPKHWPSSRFTHVMKLRQAALRAAREKWSDYILFIDADNLLTNPQTLNLMIAENKTLVAPMLESRSLYSNFWCGITPQGYYKRTLDYPLIREWKRTGCFAVPMIHSTFLIDLRKEASTKLMFYPPHQDYTWSFDDIMVFAFSSRQAGIQMFVCNREHYGFLPMPLKSHQTLQEETENFVHTLIEAMIDRPPIEPSQYVSLPPKNPDKMGFDEIFMINLKRRKDRRDRMLRTLYEQEIAVKIVEAVDGKALNTSQLKALSIDMLPGYRDPYSSRPLTRGEIGCFLSHYYIWKEVLNRELEKTLVIEDDVRFEHQFKRKLMKLMDDVEQAQLDWELIYIGRKRMQVQEPEKAVPNVMNLVEADYSYWTLGYAISLQGARKLIGAEPFSKMLPVDEFLPVMYNKHPVAKYMEYYESRDLKAFSAEPLLVYPTHYTGQPGYLSDTETSTIWDNETVSTDWDRTHSWKSRQQGKIHSDAQNKDALPSQSSLNAPSSRDEL
- the COLGALT2 gene encoding procollagen galactosyltransferase 2 isoform X2; its protein translation is MEDPQSYPEEIGPKHWPSSRFTHVMKLRQAALRAAREKWSDYILFIDADNLLTNPQTLNLMIAENKTLVAPMLESRSLYSNFWCGITPQGYYKRTLDYPLIREWKRTGCFAVPMIHSTFLIDLRKEASTKLMFYPPHQDYTWSFDDIMVFAFSSRQAGIQMFVCNREHYGFLPMPLKSHQTLQEETENFVHTLIEAMIDRPPIEPSQYVSLPPKNPDKMGFDEIFMINLKRRKDRRDRMLRTLYEQEIAVKIVEAVDGKALNTSQLKALSIDMLPGYRDPYSSRPLTRGEIGCFLSHYYIWKEVLNRELEKTLVIEDDVRFEHQFKRKLMKLMDDVEQAQLDWELIYIGRKRMQVQEPEKAVPNVMNLVEADYSYWTLGYAISLQGARKLIGAEPFSKMLPVDEFLPVMYNKHPVAKYMEYYESRDLKAFSAEPLLVYPTHYTGQPGYLSDTETSTIWDNETVSTDWDRTHSWKSRQQGKIHSDAQNKDALPSQSSLNAPSSRDEL